In Methanofastidiosum sp., one DNA window encodes the following:
- a CDS encoding MBL fold metallo-hydrolase: MHAKIKCVVDNNVKLSSNFWGEHGLSFLIENKEKILFDTGKTFDVLNHNLEVFGEKKEDISKIFISHGHYDHTGGLMGIKKYSNVKIFAHPSIFEEKYKKTDMGPKYIGAPFKKKDLPDISLTQESIEVSKKIFTTGQIERTFDFEKVSTIFQKKIGSKFNHDEIIDDQALVIKTHIGGVVILGCNHSGLLNTIEHSKDLIGDDVFLVLGGTHLVAADDNKISRTVEYLKKYGITLFGFHCTGDYASFKLHSALDKMYCRGYTGFEVLIEFEGYHLGKDTKCQ, encoded by the coding sequence ATGCATGCCAAAATTAAATGCGTTGTAGATAATAATGTTAAGCTCTCCTCTAATTTTTGGGGAGAGCACGGACTTAGTTTTTTAATTGAAAATAAAGAGAAAATTCTTTTTGACACTGGCAAAACTTTTGATGTCCTAAATCATAATTTAGAGGTATTTGGCGAAAAAAAAGAGGACATATCTAAAATATTCATAAGTCACGGGCACTATGATCATACCGGAGGGCTAATGGGTATTAAGAAATACTCAAATGTAAAAATATTTGCCCATCCTTCAATTTTTGAAGAAAAATACAAAAAAACAGATATGGGCCCAAAGTACATTGGTGCCCCCTTCAAGAAAAAAGATTTACCAGATATATCCCTTACCCAAGAGAGTATTGAAGTGTCTAAGAAGATATTTACCACAGGCCAAATAGAAAGGACCTTTGATTTTGAAAAAGTATCAACTATATTCCAAAAAAAAATAGGCTCAAAATTTAATCATGACGAGATAATTGATGATCAGGCTTTAGTAATAAAAACCCATATCGGTGGGGTCGTGATATTAGGGTGTAATCATTCTGGCCTGTTGAATACAATTGAGCATTCAAAGGATCTTATCGGGGATGATGTATTCTTAGTTCTTGGTGGGACTCATCTTGTTGCAGCTGATGATAATAAGATCTCTCGTACCGTAGAATATCTCAAAAAATATGGCATAACTCTCTTTGGATTCCATTGCACGGGCGATTACGCTTCCTTTAAGCTTCATTCTGCACTTGATAAAATGTATTGCAGAGGATACACCGGATTTGAAGTATTAATCGAGTTTGAAGGATATCATTTGGGAAAAGATACTAAATGTCAATGA
- a CDS encoding acylphosphatase: protein MKRIRIYISGLVQGVFYRANAQIEAQRLKVTGYVRNLLDGRVEAVIEGEDICVNKMIEWCEVGPKHARVDKVEVVNEQYKGEFKDFFIR, encoded by the coding sequence ATGAAGAGGATTAGAATCTACATATCAGGATTAGTACAAGGGGTATTTTATCGTGCTAATGCTCAAATAGAAGCCCAAAGACTAAAAGTAACTGGTTATGTTAGAAATCTTCTAGATGGAAGAGTTGAAGCAGTTATTGAAGGTGAAGATATCTGTGTTAATAAAATGATCGAGTGGTGCGAAGTTGGCCCAAAACACGCAAGAGTTGACAAAGTTGAAGTAGTAAATGAACAATACAAAGGAGAGTTCAAAGATTTTTTTATTAGATAA
- a CDS encoding ATPase domain-containing protein — protein MKGFKERQNIKTDIDLLDDLILDGIPRDSFIVLLGEGGTGKSAILGELCYKFLKRGEPVIYVALDNPPPSVFSDINSLGWDITNFCEKGLLRFLDCYSFRMKADYDQKCITVLREPDDLPNFTDKLVSLMDELNMDGKGIVLIDSLTEFMTLSDPSQVVDSVKNWRARGTKERNVLFFSTLHYGLKAFEGFADVFDYIVDGIIDLRYDPTYMASDILLKQIRIRKIKGADHYTNWVNFVIQKDGLKPLIIEEKKTKKKKSANNSKKKNSKKT, from the coding sequence ATGAAAGGCTTCAAAGAACGTCAAAATATTAAAACAGATATAGATCTTTTAGATGATTTAATACTCGATGGTATCCCAAGAGACTCATTTATTGTCCTTCTTGGTGAAGGTGGAACAGGAAAATCTGCAATACTTGGGGAATTATGCTATAAATTCTTGAAGAGGGGGGAGCCTGTAATTTATGTTGCCCTTGACAATCCACCGCCCTCAGTTTTTTCCGATATTAATAGTCTTGGATGGGACATAACAAATTTTTGTGAAAAAGGGCTTTTAAGATTTTTAGATTGTTATTCTTTTAGGATGAAAGCAGATTATGATCAAAAATGCATTACAGTCCTAAGAGAGCCAGACGACTTGCCCAACTTTACCGATAAATTGGTAAGTTTAATGGACGAGTTGAACATGGATGGTAAAGGTATAGTATTGATCGATTCTTTGACTGAATTCATGACTTTGTCTGACCCATCTCAGGTCGTTGACTCTGTAAAGAACTGGAGAGCGAGAGGGACAAAAGAAAGAAATGTATTGTTTTTTTCAACACTCCATTATGGGCTTAAGGCATTTGAGGGTTTTGCTGATGTATTTGATTATATCGTAGATGGAATTATAGATTTAAGGTACGACCCGACTTATATGGCCTCAGACATTCTCTTAAAACAAATTAGAATCAGAAAAATCAAGGGTGCAGACCACTATACAAATTGGGTAAATTTTGTAATACAAAAAGATGGATTAAAACCTCTTATAATCGAAGAGAAAAAAACAAAAAAGAAGAAATCTGCCAACAATTCTAAAAAGAAAAATTCAAAGAAGACTTAA